The following proteins are encoded in a genomic region of Takifugu rubripes chromosome 9, fTakRub1.2, whole genome shotgun sequence:
- the LOC115246416 gene encoding solute carrier family 41 member 2-like encodes MIVQESQNQRLPVDVAAAQNTGRPIRSTLPSANCDVPAGICTPNMPEYTETDYLLPVALYGISRPRRTARTADEGPPAETVCSMLVQILVPFLLAGLGTVFAGLLLEVVQTWDVFQEIAALLILVPALLGMKGNLEMTLASRLSTAVNAGTFQSVGEKWKLIIGNLAVKQLQATMLSLLACVLSTVFGWTTEGKMAFKHVVILCSACISSSFLASLIQGVIMVGFVFGSKRFGFNPDNMATPMAASFGDLLTLALLAGCSFFSYSNIDSYPSVLYLVALFCLCLVPLWVVIASKHPASQALLHTGWTPIIIALVISSIGGLILERTVSDPNLAGIIVYAPIINGIGGNLVSIQSSRISTGLHLNYLPGEVPADRRKCYNPCSIFFGSGLNHRSAQILLLLVIPGQLIFLYSSHLMKGAKTMPSFLLTAAFLAASVIQVFSLLCVADCMVHCLWRRGKDPDSYSIPYLTALGDLLGTALLSLVFLILWWVGDHGSL; translated from the exons ATGATTGTTCAAGAATCTCAAAATCAACGGCTCCCGGTGGATGTTGCTGCAGCTCAAAACACTGGCCGACCGATCCGATCCACATTACCCAGCGCCAATTGCGACGTTCCTGCAGGCATTTGCACTCCTAACATGCCAGAGTACACTGAGACAGACTATCTTCTCCCAGTCGCACTCTATGGTATATCGAGGCCCAGAAGAACTGCGAGAACTGCGGATGAAGGACCACCTGCGGAGACGGTCTGCTCCATGCTGGTTCAGATTTTGGTGCCATTTCTTCTGGCTGGGCTCGGCACAGTGTTTGctgggctgctgctggaagTGGTTCAG ACCTGGGATGTTTTCCAAGAGATCGCAGCACTACTCATCCTGGTCCCGGCATTATTAGGCATGAAAGGGAACCTGGAAATGACCCTGGCCTCCAGGCTCTCAACTGCT gTGAATGCAGGAACATTTCAATCCGTCGGGGAAAAGTGGAAGTTGATCATCGGTAATCTGGCAGTCAAGCAG TTACAAGCCACGATGCTCAGCCTGTTAGCCTGTGTGCTGTCAACTGTCTTCGGCTGGACCACAGAGGGAAAAATGGCCTTCAAGCATGTAGTGATCCTGTGTTCAGCTTGTATCTCCTCGTCTTTCCTGGCTTCTCTGATTCAAG GTGTCATCATGGTGGGATTTGTCTTTGGATCCAAACGTTTTGGCTTCAACCCTGACAACATGGCCACGCCAATGGCAGCCAGCTTTGGGGATCTCCTCACTCTCGCCTTGCTGGCtggctgcagttttttttcttactcCAACATAG ATTCCTATCCTTCGGTGTTGTACCTGGTGGCGctcttctgtttgtgtctgGTTCCTCTTTGGGTGGTCATTGCTTCAAAACATCCAGCCAGTCAGGCTCTACTCCACACTGGTTGGACACCAATCATCATAGCTCTGGTTATCAGCAG TATTGGAGGACTCATTCTGGAGAGGACTGTGTCAGATCCAAACCTGGCAGGAATCATAGTTTATGCTCCAATCATTAATG gTATTGGTGGAAACCTTGTCTCCATCCAGTCGAGTCGTATTTCTACTGGATTACACCTGAATTATCTGCCTGGAGAAGTTCCTGCAGATAGAAGGAAGTGCTACAACCCTTGCTCCATTTTCTTTGGCTCAG GATTAAATCATCGATCGGCTCAgattctgctcctcctggtgaTCCCTGGCCAGTTGATTTTTTTATATTCTTCACACCTGATGAAGGGAGCCAAAACAATGCCAAGTTTTCTCTTGACAGCTGCCTTTTTGGCTGCCTCTGTAATTCAG gtcttttccctcctttgtgtAGCTGACTGTATGGTCCACTGTCTTTGGCGGCGGGGTAAAGACCCAGATAGTTATTCGATACCCTATCTCACAGCCCTTGGAGACCTACTAGGGactgctctcctctctcttgtttttctcatcCTCTGGTGGGTTGGTGATCACGGAAGTCTATGA
- the LOC105416914 gene encoding uncharacterized protein, whose product MMSGWNSNPLLTRLLQEEITEDTMGMESPRTYVNGGRPPVTFHYTGAVSLLPAAENTSSCNYYQLQNSSQQSSLVQNPNGLQVINESNVYPDSQFINSRPPHSYVQKPNADSLQQSGPVHLNPHGVVQQTPTQYHSSNVTMHNRDVNILRTGDTSMTALMSGAPTTTSLSQQQRVDTCHNRSSLTHNNQNVYSRCNRGNENWQQIYYSQRIQSYIKKLQKHRRDGHCEIRQSQQGVPVSHQGQRTQQHPPPPYTTSHSKEAIKQHDREKILLGMTEDRRSSYPINQVNCSPTNNTSLYRGVQSKMNQPMETNTSNAGQPSMYIPVQSLTESIPVITLKQNMALSSENGSYVRLNLLVVDQNNSSPHSSALDTLPSATEDTCSLSTPPGCTNSRAIAVVQPLSQSCQVFSEQQAVEAVSDKSGATTSCNSPAEVVDKAACTQEFNSRPVDKMFEDQSDAQKSPPSVSRSQSCESSDDPKSSISEISSGLTVSWTIKELQQLIQVEEDAQKRSRDWPVDCFFKVQQLFLDNFRTRPAIDDLLCFVAECQMFLQKHKKTDFVVTQFKPGFENQHEHYHILKDNDLYSETPYRSCWLNNNLQLDDIHKEFDLPSCLRGTGLNSQVDLLATASGAPGQKFSEASEEDLPQTEPKPVESDVKTQVEPKQATSHVGRQVKPKLIKFHVWRPLKPKVMECNAGRKVKPKLVECDVGRKVKPKVMEYDVGTQAKPKLAASDVETQPCSVESSPIQAPSPDNTQASDSDDPFLSFEIQVLPPEEAKLIYEQTESPEHHSDVASIENQEWDHEPVEDACTSVARESPDISDLFNETDDTPDSPIEEVCCLSRLVGNIVESNLPLQKCQCGSKQSVEAVIDLTKDDTSHDSDTETMKSSEKCNCEVIILIENKEDNPCSTDADVSLDPEMDINTIADSVSIQSVSSAGLDSDVEVSSPISEGEENKFSGVSSDSSVETEEQTRVCTTEPRHNCTTGNSENECKSGRRAVSLIKSSLSNLPAEAEVAVDPARRKQLKNQKDAQLMLYGSVQQAPVNTGQRERRFSPDGSVCAISKPPDVISVPLRSLKRHLEDPLPVQEQSAKHRIFEIWRKSFPVTPLKQSTKNTQKPVLSAAAKKKMKDSPVTKMRLKLLKSSLRHKNVSKRRNQQHQSRCGPLGDVLETTKAINSDLLGHSSG is encoded by the exons ATGATGTCTGGATGGAATTCAAATCCACTTTTGACAAGATTACTTCAAGAAGAAATCACTGAAGACACCATGGGCATGGAATCTCCTCGGACCTACGTTAATGGAGGCAGACCGCCAGTTACCTTTCATTACACGGGAGCTGTTTCTCTCTTGCCAGCTGCTGAAAATACTAGCAGTTGTAATTATTACCAGTTGCAAAATAGCAGTCAGCAAAGTTCTTTGGTGCAAAACCCTAATGGACTTCAAGTCATCAATGAAAGCAATGTTTACCCGGATTCTCAATTCATAAATTCCCGTCCGCCTCATTCTTATGTACAAAAACCAAATGCTGACTCCTTGCAGCAAAGTGGGCCAGTGCACCTGAACCCCCACGGTGTGGTACAGCAGACACCGACACAATACCACTCAAGCAATGTTACGATGCACAACCGTGACGTGAACATTTTACGTACTGGTGACACAAGCATGACAGCTCTGATGTCTGGTGCACCAACAACTACCTCGCTTTCTCAGCAACAGAGGGTTGACACGTGCCACAATAGGTCTTCCCTTACACACAACAATCAAAATGTTTACAGTCGCTGTAACAGGGGAAATGAAAACTGGCAACAAATTTATTATTCCCAAAGAATCCAAAGCTACATCAAGAAATTGCAGAAGCACAGAAGAGATGGCCATTGTGAGATCAGGCAAAGCCAACAGGGCGTGCCGGTTTCTCACCAGGGTCAGAGAACTCAACAGCACCCACCCCCACCATACACCACGTCCCATTCAAAAGAAGCCATCAAGCAGCATGACAGGGAGAAGATCCTTTTAGGAATGACAGAGGATCGAAGAAGTTCCTATCCAATAAATCAAGTCAACTGTTCTCCAACTAACAATACCTCACTGTACAGAGGAGTGCAGTCAAAAATGAACCAGCCCATGGAAACAAACACCTCGAATGCAGGTCAACCTTCAATGTATATTCCTGTACAATCATTAACTGAATCCATCCCTGTCATTACACTGAAGCAGAACATGGCACTTTCATCAGAGAATGGCTCTTATGTTCGACTCAACTTGCTCGTGGTTGATCAAAACAATTCATCGCCACACTCTTCCGCTCTGGACACTCTTCCATCAGCCACGGAAGACACCTGCTCTCTCAGCACGCCTCCTGGCTGCACAAATTCAAGAGCCATCGCCGTTGTGCAGCCGCTGTCTCAAAGCTGTCAGGTCTTCAGCGAGCAGCAAGCTGTTGAAGCTGTCAGTGATAAATCAGGAGCCACCACTTCTTGTAATTCCCCCGCAGAAGTCGTAGATAAAGCAGCATGTACACAAGAATTCAACTCCAGACCTGTGGATAAGATGTTCGAGGACCAGAGTGATGCACAAAAGTCTCCACCGTCTGTGTCCAGAAGCCAAAGTTGTGAGTCTTCAGATGATCCGAAGAGCTCCATTTCAGAGATTTCCTCAGGTCTGACAGTCTCCTGGACAATTAAAGAGCTACAGCAATTAATACAGGTTGAAGAAGATGCTCAAAAAAGGTCTCGTGATTGGCCAgttgattgtttttttaaagtgcagCAACTTTTTTTAGACAATTTCAGAACGCGGCCAGCAATTGATGATTTGTTATGTTTTGTTGCAGAGTGTCAAATGTTCTTGCAAAAACATAAAAAGACAGACTTTGTAGTAACACAGTTCAAGCCAGGCTTTGAAAACCAACATGAACACTATCACATCCTCAAAGATAATGACCTGTATTCAGAAACGCCCTACAGATCCTGCTGGTTGAACAATAACCTCCAGCTGGATGATATCCATAAAGAGTTTGATCTTCCATCATGTCTGAGGGGCACTGGCCTCAACAGCCAGGTGGATCTCCTCGCCACAGCCAGTGGTGCCCCTGGTCAAAAGTTCAGTGAAGCTTCTGAGGAAGACTTGCCACAGACTGAACCCAAACCGGTAGAATCTGATGTGAAAACGCAGGTGGAACCCAAGCAAGCAACGTCTCATGTGGGGAGGCAGGTGAAACCCAAACTGATAAAATTTCATGTGTGGAGGCCGCTGAAACCCAAAGTGATGGAATGTAATGCGGGGAGGAAGGTGAAACCCAAACTGGTAGAATGTGATGTGGGGAGGAAGGTGAAACCCAAAGTGATGGAATATGATGTGGGGACACAGGCAAAGCCCAAACTGGCGGCATCTGACGTGGAGACGCAGCCCTGCTCTGTTGAATCTAGTCCGATTCAGGCTCCTTCTCCTGACAACACACAAGCTAGTGATTCAGATGACCCCTTCCTCTCATTTGAAATCCAGGTTTTGCCTCCAGAAGAAGCTAAATTGATCTATGAGCAGACAGAAAGTCCAGAGCACCACAGTGACGTTGCAAGCATTGAGAATCAGGAATGGGATCATGAGCCAGTGGAAGACGCCTGTACTTCCGTGGCGAGAGAAAGTCCTGACATCAGTGATCTATTCAATGAGACAGACGACACCCCAGACTCTCCGATAGAAGAGGTTTGTTGCCTTTCGAGGCTGGTGGGAAACATAGTCGAATCAAACCTGCCTTTACAAAAATGTCAGTGCGGCTCTAAGCAATCGGTCGAAGCCGTCATCGACCTAACTAAAGATGACACCAGTCATGATTCCGACACTGAAACAATGAAAAGTTCAGAAAAATGTAATTgtgaagtgatcattttaatagAAAACAAAGAAGACAATCCCTGCAGCACCGATGCTGATGTTTCTTTGGACCCTGAAATGGACATCAACACCATTGCTGATTCAGTGAGCATCCAGTCAGTTAGCTCCGCTGGTCTTGACAGTGACGTCGAGGTATCCAGCCCCATATCGGAAGGTGAAGAGAACAAATTCTCTGGTGTATCATCAGACTCATCTGTGGAAACTGAAGAACAAACTCGAGTCTGTACAACTGAACCCCGGCACAACTGCACCACTGGCAACAGTGAAAATGAATGTAAGTCGGGGAGACGCGCTGTTTCCCTTATAAAGTCAAGCTTATCCAACCTCCCCGCTGAGGCAGAGGTTGCAGTGGATCCAGCTCGGAGGAAACAATTAAAGAACCAGAAAGATGCACAGCTGATGCTGTACGGATCAGTACAACAGGCGCCTGTAAATACTGGCCAAAGAGAAAGACGCTTTTCACCTGATGGCAGTGTGTGTGCAATTTCAAAGCCTCCAGATGTTATCTCTGTGCCCCTCCGTTCTTTGAAGAGGCACTTAGAAGACCCTCTTCCAGTTCAGGAACAATCAGCCAAACACAGGATTTTCGAAATTTGGAGGAAGAGTTTTCCAGTAACCCCACTGAAACAATcgacaaaaaacacacagaagccTGTTTTATCAGCCGCGGCtaaaaagaagatgaaggatTCTCCGGTGACGAAGATGAGGTTGAAGCTGCTGAAATCCAGCCTGAGACACAAAAATGTCTCCAAGCGCAGGAACCAACAGCATCAGTCCAG GTGCGGCCCACTCGGAGACGTTTTGGAAACTACAAAAGCAATCAACAGTGACCTTCTTGGACACTCGTCCGGTTGA
- the LOC101062761 gene encoding electron transfer flavoprotein beta subunit lysine methyltransferase, with protein MLGRFSPQRYSQCFKTFVKTFEQARFKSNESIRRFISENTETGGQLSLTPEVKLRLLTSNCRFWRERPELWPFDDPYWAIYWPGGQALSRYLLDNPDECQGKTVLDVGSGCGASAIAAKLCGAAHVIANDIDEVAAIATQMNSELNSLEPPVCVSENMIASQIQGVDLILLGDMFYDEALATSLHTWLDNCVRTHGTRVLIGDPGRAQFQSHDIRGLLRPLVQYELPESVKEENYGLTCSRVWLYHPQFFK; from the exons ATGTTGGGACGATTTTCGCCACAGAGGTACAGTCagtgttttaaaacatttgttaaAACGTTTGAACAGGCGAGATTTAAGTCTAATGAGTCAATCAGAAGATTTATTTCGGAGAACACGGAGACAGGAGGGCAGCTCAGCCTGACACCCGAGGTCAAATTGCGCTTGTTGACCTCAAATTGTCGTTTTTGGCGAGAAAGACCTGAACTTTGGCCTTTTGATGACCCGTACTGGGCCATATACTGGCCAGGAGGACAAGCGTTGTCAAG GTACCTCTTGGATAATCCCGATGAGTGTCAGGGGAAAACGGTTCTGGATGTGGGCAGCGGCTGTGGAGCCTCCGCCATCGCTGCAAAACTTTGTGGAGCTGCTCATGTAATTGCCAACGATATAGACGAAG TTGCAGCCATCGCCACACAAATGAACTCTGAGCTGAACAGCCTGGAACCACCCGTTTGTGTGTCTGAAAACATGATCGCTTCCCAGATCCAGGGCGTCGACTTGATCCTCCTGGGCGACATGTTCTATGACGAAGCTCTCGCCACCAGCCTTCACACCTGGTTAGACAATTGTGTCAGAACTCACGGTACCAGGGTCTTGATCGGGGACCCGGGGAGAGCCCAGTTCCAGAGCCACGACATCCGTGGATTGTTGCGCCCGCTGGTACAGTACGAGCTGCCCGAGTCTGTTAAGGAGGAGAACTATGGACTGACCTGCAGCAGAGTTTGGCTCTACCATCCACaattctttaaataa